The Longimicrobiales bacterium nucleotide sequence CGAACTCGATCTCGTTGCGGCTCGCCTGTTCCGTCCACACCGGTGTCGTCTCGCGGGTGCGCACAGTGTGCTCGTCCGTGTGTGCATCGAACCTGCTGATGCCGAACGACTGCGACCATTCCAGTGACCCGACCGGCACATGCACTGTCGTACTGCCTGCCGTGTTGCCCCAGCGAGCGCGCGTGCGCTCCAGCACACCCTCGACATCGCCCTCGAGGCGATCCTGCTCCCACAGGCCGCTCGCCTCCAGCCGCACGCCGCGCCCCACATCCAGGTCGATCCGGCCCGCCAGATCATGGAAGACGTATGGCAGGTCGATCGTATCGAGCCCCATGATGTCGAGACCGCTCAGCACGCCGAGATGTGAGCGTCGCCCGCCGACCAGCCAGGATCCGCGCGTGCCCATGCGCTGATCGAGCACCAGTTTTGCGCTCACGTTCGAAACGTCCGCCACGCCCTGCACCGCGCCGCTTCCCGTCCCGCGACGGGTGCGCATGTCCACCACGCCCGCCGCACCCTCGCCGATCGATGCAGGCCGGACGCCCGGGTGCAGATGCACGGACCCGAGCACCTCGGGTGCGATCGCCGACAGCAGCCCGACGGCATGCACGGGGTTGAACAGCGGCACACCATCGAGTGTCACGCGCGTCTGCATCCAGCCCGCACCGCGCAGCCACAGCTCTGCCGTGTAGTCGTCGCGCGTTCCGACACCGGCAAACCGCTGTAATGCGCGGAACACGTCACCACCGCCCAGTGTCACGCCGTCGATTACATCCGCATAGGTAAGCACGCGTGTGTCACCGGCGAGAAACCGCTCCTGCCGCTCGAGCTCGGCCGACAACCGCGCCTCGTCCGTTTCGTCGGGGGAGTTGGATGCACGCTGAAAGAGCGACGCAGCACGCTGCTCCACGACCACCGCGCGCAGCGCCACGGGGGCGAGCTCCAGGCCGACGGACACGCCGGCTTCTACCGGCCTGCGCACATCGACCTCGACCGTCGCGGAACGGTAGCCTATGCGCTCGATGCGGAGGCGGTAGGTGCCGGCGGCGAGGTCGGTGAAGCGGTAGAGCCCGCCCGGTCCGGTGACGACTACGCGTACCGGCACGACCGCATCCGCGGAGTCAATGTCGGCAGTGAGGCCCGCGGCAGCCGGCTCCAGCGACACGAGCGCATCCGCTACCGGATCGCCCGAGCCTGCATCGATCACGCGACCCGCCAGCGCGCCGCTCGACTGCGCATGAATGTGCCGGGGCAACGCAGTCGCGGTGATCAGGAGGAGCACGGCCATGATGCCCGCGCACGGGGTCCCTTGCCATCGTGGTCGCTCTGTCATCACCTGTGAAACCCCTCGCCGCCGGGTTTTCTGACAACACACCTCATACTGTCAGAAACTCCGACCCTGGAAGATTCCACCTGCAGACGCCGGACGGTCCGGCGACGAACCTCACTCAGGAGACTGAGCCATGATGCGCAGACTGTTCTCCGTAGCGATCCTCGCCCTCACCGCGTCGCTCGCCGCCTGCGAGTCGGATCCGCTCGCTCTCGACACCGCGGAATCGGTCGGCGACGACGAGCTCGCCGCCGTGCTGGTGGCGGAGAGCGGCTCGAGCGACCTGCGCGGCGCCCGTGACGGAGCCGACCGCAGCAACTCGCTGTTCGAGCGACTGGCTGCGCAGATCCCCGGCTTCGGCGGACTGTACCGCATTGCGCCGTGCGTGGTGGCCGTAGTGCTCACCGCAGATGCGGATGTCGAGCAGGCCGTGCGCATCGTGCACGCTGCCGTCGAGCCTCTGGTCGTGCGCAGGTGCCCGACAGACGTCCGTGTGGAGCCGGTACGTGGGCAGTACACGTTCATCGAGCTGCGCAGATTGCTGCTCGCATCGCGGCCGCTCAACACGATCGAAGGCGTCGGTGGCGCGCGCATCGACTTCAGGCACAACCGGCTGGTGATCTACGTGTCGTCGCGCCAGGTCGCGCGCGTCGTGCTTCATGCGCTCCCGCGTGTCGGCATTCCCGCCGATGCAGTGCTGTTCCAGCGGGACAGGAAGCTGGAACGCCCGGAGAGCGTAGCGACCGCAATGCACTGAGCGGAGCGGATCGTCGCCGCGTGGTCCCCGGCACGCGCGCGCGATCCACAGCCGTGCACACGTAACTGCAAATGCCAGCCTCGGCGTCCTGGCTTTCCGGTCATCGGTCTGTGGTGATTCTGCGAGGGCAGGAGAAACGGGTCGGTTGGGCCCGCCTCCGTGGGCCGATCGGCATGCAGGCTACTCCGCCGATCGCGGCTGAATCGTGAGCATTGCACAGTATGTGGCAGCCTCGTATCCACCCGCAACCCTGGGCCTCCCTGTGACGCGCGCTTGCAGGATCGGTGGCACAGGGCCTAACGTCCGGTTTCGCTCGACGACAGGAATCACAGGGGCCGACATGAATTACACCGATGGTTGCGGGCCATTGCGCACGCTGCTCGCACGCGGGCCGGGCGCCGCGCTCGTTCTGGTCA carries:
- a CDS encoding TonB-dependent receptor, translating into MAVLLLITATALPRHIHAQSSGALAGRVIDAGSGDPVADALVSLEPAAAGLTADIDSADAVVPVRVVVTGPGGLYRFTDLAAGTYRLRIERIGYRSATVEVDVRRPVEAGVSVGLELAPVALRAVVVEQRAASLFQRASNSPDETDEARLSAELERQERFLAGDTRVLTYADVIDGVTLGGGDVFRALQRFAGVGTRDDYTAELWLRGAGWMQTRVTLDGVPLFNPVHAVGLLSAIAPEVLGSVHLHPGVRPASIGEGAAGVVDMRTRRGTGSGAVQGVADVSNVSAKLVLDQRMGTRGSWLVGGRRSHLGVLSGLDIMGLDTIDLPYVFHDLAGRIDLDVGRGVRLEASGLWEQDRLEGDVEGVLERTRARWGNTAGSTTVHVPVGSLEWSQSFGISRFDAHTDEHTVRTRETTPVWTEQASRNEIEFVRVAGTVAPRGQRQGAGWSAGYELAVQSVDYDGPFPRYHAVRPDTSMRLTYARNLTVGSLWGTVRAPLGERVAVDMGVRLETGSTIASAAVVRASPRVSLRAMLSDAHTVSVSVGRTWQHTQSIALAGPSIHPAFHATHFWLWADERTPAIRADIVNIGSERWMGAGWLASVNVFARMSDGLTLPDPTPGRLGRRPLFVRGAGAAHGAEVSVRRIGAAWSASFGYTYGVSEVEVRGARYPAAADRRHAVDAVAGVRLSRNLRVGAAFTGMSGSPFTRAYSRSPEDCTAFGFGCDDPQGSWVDAYNAERTPEQRVLDLSAEWSQAAGPLQLGVYMQLRNALARRNASTYAGSGVIGRVEGRDGPELVWDDRFERGLPRMPLAGLRIRF